In the genome of Succinivibrio dextrinosolvens, the window CCTAAGCATGCATCATGGTTAAATCTGATTGAGAGTTTCTTTAGTAAATGTGCCAAACAATGTCTAAAACATCTAAGGGTAAATTCTATAGAAGAGTTGAAGACTCATATAGAATCATGGCTAAAGGAAACTAATGAAACCCCTGTAGTGTATAGATGGCAATGGAAGTTAGAAGATATACAGGGGGCTTTCGCAGATAAAGATTAGTAAACGAAATTAGCGAATAATGTACTAGATGGAAGGTATGATGTCATCTGCAGTGGTTCAATGTTGGGGATCAATTATAGGAAAATTCACAGCAACAGTGTTGGCTCTAAAACCGACTATGAAATGCATTCAATGGATTTTGAAGAGTTTCTTTGGGCTAAAGGCTATAATCAGGAGCAGATCGATTCAGTTTTGTCTCATATGCTTTCCAATATTCCATTTAACGACAATGAATTTTCTGTTTTCAAGAGAATTTTCTTGGATTTCTGTGTTCTAGGTGGAATGCCGGAAGTTGTAAAGCTATATATTGAAACAGGAACTTTTTCTGGAATACTTGATGTTCAGAATCAGATTAGACTAGATTATGAAGAAGATGTCAGAAAGTATGCTGATGGCCTAGATCAAACCAAAATTATAAGTGTATATAGAAGTATTCCTGCCCAGCTAGCGAAAGAAAACAAGAAGTTTCAGTTTAATAAGATCGAAAAGAATGCAAGATCCAGAGAATATACTGGCTGTATTGAATGGCTGATTGATGCAGGAGTTATAACAGAATGCAACTGTCTGCGCTATCCTGAATTACCTTTGAAAGGCAATGTTGAGGAAAGCAAGTTTAAGTTATATTATCCAGATACAGGATTACTAGTGTCTGCTCTAGACGAGGAAGCTCAGGAAGATCTTCGAGTCAATAGAAATCTTGGGGTCTATAAAGGTGCATTGTATGAAAATTTTGTTGCTGAAGCTTTTGTTAAACAGGGCTTAGGTTTGTTTTATTACAAAAAGGAAAATGCTACGCTTGAAGAAGATTTTTTTGTGAGAACCAAGAATAATCTCATTCCTGTTGAAGTTAAATCTAACAATGATCAATCGAAGTCTTTATCGGCTTTAATCAAAAATGAGAAATACAGTGATATTTCCTACGGTATAAAATTTGGTGACCTTAATATTGGACACGCAAACAATGTATATAGTTTTCCATTCTTTTGTGCTTTTAAACTCAAAGATTATCTGAAGGCAAAAGATGAGAGCTCAGATACAAATATAACTGAATGATAGACTAAGAATTTCCTAACCGCATCCACTGGTTTAGAAGTTCTTTTCCATGGCTCTCTGCACAAGCTTGAAATCAGTTCTATCGATTTTAATGTAACTGTAGTGGGAGTCCCACATACCCAGTCCGAGTCTGCTTAATCCATCTCCAAACGCATTTTGTTCACCTCCGAATACGTGGAAGTGTCCATGTATCAGAAGAGTACAGCCTGTATTCTTAAGGAAAGCAGCTCCTGCTTTTTTAACAACGGGATCCTGCAGAACCTTTTCAGAGTACTCTGCTCGTCGTTTTTCCTGCTGCTGACTTTTGTTGCGGATCTTCTGGGCAATAGCTGTACGCATACTCAGAGGCAACAGCATAAAGCAGAAGCGGACAAATCTGTTTTTTGCAAAAACACGGAAGGTCTGATAAGAGCGGTCATGAAGACAGAGCTGATCACCATGGATAAGAAGAGCTTTGCCTTTTGAGGTGCTGAGTATAAAGAAATCCTTGATAAGCTTCATGCCGAAATATTCAGCAGCCGATTCATCAAGCAGAAAATCTCTGTTTCCTGCCTGAAACAAGGTATTTACACCTCTTTGTTTTGCTTTGGTGATGATGGACTTTACCTTCTGCTGAAATGCGGAATTAGGATCAACACCTACGAAGAAATCAAACATGTCTCCTGCAATAATGACTCGGTCATTGAGGATAGTGTTTCTTTCATAAAAGTTTGAAAGTGCATTAGTCAGAATTGGCTGAGATTCTGACAAATGAAGATCTGCAATAATGAAGGTTGCCATGTCTGATTCTTCTTATCCGAGATTAAGCTTCAACAGTAGCGTCTAAAATCTCGATAGTTTCTACAGGAACGTCCTGATAGTAAGAAACGGTAGTGGTCTTTGAAGCTTCGATCTTGTCTACAACTTCCATTCCTGATATTACTTTACCGAATACACAGTAGCCCCAGCCGTTCAGATCTTTTGAACGGAAGTTCAGCATATCGTTGTTAACAGTATTGATGAAGAACTGTGCAGTTGCTGAGTGAGGATCCATGGTTCTTGCCATTGCAATGGTGCCACGATCATTCTTAAGACCGTTATCAGCCTCGTTCTTGATAGGAGCATTGGTCTGCTTCTGATTCATGTCCTTCTCAAGACCGCCACCCTGGATCATAAAGCCCTTGATAACTCTGTGGAAAATGGTTCTCTTGTAGAAACCTGACTTTACATAGTCCTCAAAGTTTTTAGCGGTATTAGGAGCCTTATCATAATCAAGCTCAATAACGATATCACCTAGGGTAGTTTTTAAAGTAATCATTTAGGTTCTCTCTAATAAGATGATGAAAAATAATCTGATGCATTTTACAACGAACGAGCTGATTTTTACAGTTTTTAAGAACTTTAACTCGTATTGAAGGAGAAATACTGCAGAATTCTTCTAATTTATAAAAAAATTGAGCTCCCGTATTTACTTAAAACAGCTTCTGCACCATATCGATAAAAAAAGGAAGTATAGTGGATACAGACTTGGCTTTTCGATGATATAGCAGCAAAAAAATGATATAATCCACGGCATTTGTAAATATAAATCAGTTTTCTGGGTAAAATCTTTTTCCCAAATATTACGTCGTATCTTCTTTTTATGAGGATAAATGACGGAACGCAGAGAAAAAAAATGTTAAAAATATACAACACACTAACTAGAAGCAAGCAGGAATTCAAACCAATCAACGAGGGCAAGATTGGCATGTACGTATGTGGCGTTACCGTATACGATCTGTGTCATATCGGTCATGCTCGTACTTTTGTTAATTTTGATGTGATTGTACGTTATCTGCGTTATTCAGGATATGATGTTACCTATATCAGAAATATCACCGATATTGATGACAAGATTATCAGAAGAGCAAATGAACGAGGCATTCCTGCAAAAGATCTTGCAGAACAGTTCATTGTTGAAATGCACAAGGACTTTGATGCTCTGAATATCAAGCGCCCTGATATTGAGCCTCGCGCTACTGACAATATTAAGGAAATTATTGCTCTTGTTCAGAAACTTATCGATAACGGCAATGCCTATGTTTCCGACAACGGTGATGTGGTATTCAATATTGACTCCTTCAAGGAATACGGTCGTCTTTCTGGTCAGAAGATTGAAGAACTGCAGGCTGGCAGCCGTATTGAGGTTGCTAAGACCAAGCACAATCCTCTGGACTTTGTTCTGTGGAAGATGTCAAAGCCAGGTGAGCCTGCCTGGGAGTCCCCATGGGGTGAGGGCCGCCCTGGTTGGCATATTGAGTGTTCTGCCATGAACGGTAAACACCTTGGTGCTGAATTTGATATTCATGGCGGCGGTTCAGATCTGATCTTCCCTCACCATGAGAATGAGATTGCTCAGAGTTGCTGTGCACATCATTCTTCATATGTTCACTACTGGATGCACTCCGGTATGGTGATGATTAATGAGGAGAAGATGTCGAAGTCTCTGAACAACTTCTTTACTATCCGTGATGTTCTTGAGACATATGACGCTGAAACAGTACGTTACTTCCTGCTGTCTGGCCAGTACAGAAGTCCTCTGAACTATTCTCAGGAAAATCTGGATAAGGCAAGAGCTGCCCTTAACAGACTGTATACCACTCTGCGTGATACCACTCCTATTGAACCTCAGAGTGCTGAAGATGAGTACACTGCAAAATTCAAGGAGTATATGGATGATGATTTCAATACTCCAGGCGCTATTTCAGTTCTGTTTGACCTTGCAAAGCAGATCAACAAGGAATCAGGAGAAAAGGCTCAGTATCTGGCAGGACGTCTAAAGCAGCTTGCTTCAGTCCTCGGAATATTAGAGCAGGACCCAACTGTGTTCCTGACCTCTGGTGCCGGTGACGATGATTCTGCTGAAATTGAGGCTCTAATCAAAGAGCGTAATGAGGCACGTAAAGCTAAGGACTGGGCTCGTGCAGATGCAGCCCGTGACAAGCTTAAAGAGATGCATATTGAACTTGAGGACGGACCTCAGGGAACAACCTGGCATCGTGTTTAAACGCCAAATTTCTGAAAAAAAGCTGTGATTATTATCATGGCTTTTTTTTTATTTGATTGCTTTGATTTTCACTCTACTTTAACTTTAGTAGTAGGTATGTACTAGGGAATTGCATGTATCTCGAAAAAGCTAAAGTAGTTAATTTCCGTGGTATCCGTAAATTATCCATAAACTTTGAAGATACCAGCACAGTTCTTATCGGTGAGAATCACTGGGGTAAGACATCTCTCCTTCGTGCCCTGTGGATGGTTCTCGGTCAGGGCGAAAAACTCTGTCAGTTTGAAGAAAAAGACCTTTACGTTCCTGTAGAGCTCAAGTCCTATGATACTTTCCCAAAAGAAAATCTGGTTGAAAGAGTAACCAGACGTAAGGCAATATCCTTTGAGGCTGAGGCTGTGGAACAGTACAAGAAGGACAAGCTTGAAAAAGCTCAGTCCATCATGAATGAACAGCTTTCAGGAACCTCAAACGCAGCCGATTTTCTTACTGAAATCAACCGGTTTATCTCCAACTACAAGCATCAGGAAGAGGAGGATGTTTTCAAGAAAACCGATAATCACATTCACATCGATCTGTATTTCAGAGAAAGTGCGATTGCAGGTTATGCGGAATCACATCCTGCATTAAAGCCATTCTGGTATTTCGATGACTGCGGAGCCTATTACATTCACTGGCAGATTGTGGCTTTCTACAGTGAGGAGAAGGATGAATTCGTAACTATTCATAATCTGGTAAATAAAAACAATGACAGTTTTAAAAAGACAGAAAACTACGAAGAAGCCTTCCATACAATTATCAGACTGAACCCTGTGTTCAGACTTCGTGACAGTCGTATGGACAACAAGAGAGTCTCCAAAAGCAAAAAGGGAGAGAAAATCTCCCATATGGCCTCTCTTATCTTTAATGACAACGATCTGTCCTCTGGGAATGTTTCATCGCTGCTTAAGATGTTTACCGCCTATCTTGATAAATATCTTGGCAACTACAATCAGGATAATGATACAGATTCGGTCAGTAGAAACCCAAGAAACATTGATGAGATTGTAAAAAGTCCAATTTCCCTTGAATCTCTGTCCTCAATCAGGAACATGCTGACTGCTCCAGGACTCACAAGATCTAAGGTGGTACTGACTTACATTGCTTCGGCACTGTTTCTCTCTCAGGGTGACCGTGTTTTAGACAAGAATGCCTCTCCAATTATGATTATTGAGGATATTGAGTCACGTTTCCATCCTTCACTGCTACTGTCTTTCTGGTCTCTGCTTTCAGTAACTGCAACCCAGAAGATTGTAACCACCAACAGCGGTGATTTGCTGTCCTCCGTACCATTACAGTCTCTAAGACGCTTACACAGAAAGTTCTATGATACTGTCTGTTTCCAGATTGATCCTGAGACCTCTTCTCTTAACAATGATGATTTAAGACGAATTGCATTCCATATCAGAATGAACAGACCTATGGCATTCTTTGCAAGAACCTGGATTCTGGTTGAAGGTGAGACTGAAGTCTGGATTCTAACTCAGATAGCTTCAATTCTCGGTATATCTCTGGCCTGTGAGGGAATCAGAATTATTGAATTTGCCCAATGCGGATTGAAACCTCTGATAAAGGTGGCCACACAGCTGGGTATTGCCTTCCATGTTCTGACTGACGGTGACGAGGCCGGAAAAAAATATGCAGAGGTGGCTTTAAACTTTATTCCTAACAAGAGACGTGACCGTCACCTTACGGTTATTCCTCAGAAGGATATTGAACATTATCTGTATTCTCAGGGATATGACAAGACTTTCAGAATAGCTGCAGGAGTCTCTTCTAACAGTCAGCAGCGCAAGGGCCTGACTTCTGATAAAATCATTGATATGGCAATTAAGCGCAAATCTAAACCGGGGTTGGCTCTGCTTCTGGTGGATGCAATACAGAAGAAGGGCGTTGAAGGAGTGCCTGTTGTCTTTGCAAGTCTGCTTCAGGCTGTTCGTGCTTTAGGTCAGGGTAATTATATCTAATCCGTTTTTATGTGCTTTAAGTTGAAATTTACCTGTGGTTTTATAAGACAGGAGCATAACTATTCTATGTTCTGAACCTGTTCTCTCATCTGCTCAACCAGTACCTTCAGCTCAACCGCAACCTGAGTGATCTCAAGATTTGATGCCTTTGAGGCCAAAGTGTTTGATTCACGGTTGAACTCCTGCATCATGAAATCAAGGCGCTTTCCGCAGATGCCTCCCTTTTCAAGAATGCTTTTTACTTCCTTAACATGTGCCAGAAGTCGGTCATACTCCTCACGAACGTCAGCTCGCTGAGCTGCCAGAGCGACCTCCTGCTCCAGTCTTTCCGGATTGACGTTTACATCCAGTGTACTGATTTTACTTACAATTCTCTGTCTTTCCAGCTCAACCAGCTTCTCCAGCTGTGCTCCAACGATCTTAGATAACTCGACTATCTTATCCAGTCTGGAGATTAGAGCCTCTTTTAGTTTGATGCCTTCCTTTCTGCGGTTTTCTTTCATGGTATCAATAGCCTCTGAGAAGTTTCTTAAAATCTCCTCATCTATAAGTTCCTGAAGATTAGCTTCCTGACTGATTACTCCTGGGTAGTTCAGTATCTCCAGTGCATTAACGTTTGACTGAGGCAGTTCCTGGTTTATTTTTGATACTGCATTAGCCAGGGCATGCAGCACATCCTGATTGATATTAAGAGAATCTGTAGCATTTAAGGCATAGCTAAGATAGCAGTCAATCTTTCCTCGGGTCAGTTTTTCCTGAATAATGCTTCTGAGTTTTGAATCAAGATGTCTTAGCTGATCCGGCATTTTGAGGTAAATTTCAAGAAAGCGGTTGTTGACTGAGGTGATATCAATACTGATGTTAACTCTGTCGGTGTTTATGATTCTGTTTGATGAACCGGTCATGCTGGAAATATCAGCCATAATTACCTCGTTTTCTCAGAAATGATTTCAAATTACCTGAACATTTTAAGCATTTGCACTGCTCTTTTGCAAACAACATTTTTGTTTTGGAATCCTGGTAATAATAATGTAAGATGTGCGAAAACTTTCGAGGTTAAAAATGCAGGAATATCAGAGAAAATTCATTGAACTTGCTTTAAGCAAGGGTGTTTTAAAATTCGGCAGCTTTGTTCTCAAATCAGGAAGAACCAGCCCATATTTCTTCAATGCAGGCGGTTTCAATACCGGTGAAGATCTGGCCACTCTTGGTTCATGCTATGCTCATGCCCTGGTGGATGCCGGCATATCGTTTGACGTCCTGTTCGGACCTGCTTACAAAGGAATCCCTCTAGCCTGCGCTACTGCCATGGCTTTATCTTCTGAGCACAACAGAAATGTTCCATGGTGCTTCAACCGTAAAGAGAAGAAAGACCACGGTGAAGGAGGAAATCTGGTAGGCGCTCCTTTAAAGGGGGATATTCTGCTGGTTGACGATGTAATCACCGCAGGTACCGCAATTCGCGAGTCTGAAGCTCTGATTAAGGAGAATGGCGCACATTTTAAGGCAGCAATTATTGCTTTAAACCGTATGGAAAAGGGTAAAGGCGAAAAGAGTGCTATTGCCGAGGCAGAGGAGCAGATTGGAATTAAGATTATTTCCATCGTTACATTTGATGATTTGCTCAAATATATTGAGAACGATGACAAGCTAAAAGAGCATATTCCAGCAATGCTCAAGTACAGAAAACAGTACGGAGCCTAACTTACATTTCTACACTGTTTCCTCTGTGAAGCAGTGTAGTCCTACTTTTTTTCTTCATTTTCAACTATACCTTTCTTACAGTAGTTTGCACTTATCTGAGAGAACTCACATCCGCAGTAAAGCTGATTATAGAAGTCGATTTCCTTTACCAGCTCATAGCGTCTGCCTACAAGGCCTTCCTTTCTCCAGTCCTGATCCCAGTAGAAGGTTCCTTCTACTTTATCCTGAGCTCTGAATCCTGCTTCATCTACCTGTTTTTTACTTTTCCATCTTGAGGTACACAGGGTGGTTGTGAAGGTGTTGATATCACGGGATTTAGCAAAAAGAGCAGTTACTGTAAGTCTGTGAGTGAAGCACTTAAGACAGCGGCGACCTCTTTCAGGTTCATCCTCAAGTCCCTTTACTGCATCAAGCCACATTCTGTAGTCATAGTCGCCGATTACATATTCAATTTGTAGAAGTTCACACAGGTGAATCCATTCATCGCGTCTTTTTTCGTATTCTTCTGTTGGATAGATATTTGGATTGTAGAAAAACATCAGAGGCCTGATCTTGTTGAAGATTAGACATTCAACAAGACTTGTTGAGCATGGGGCACAGCAACAGTGAACAACCAGACCATTGGCATTGTCAGGAAGTTTAAGATCTCTTTTAGGCGAGTCTTTTGCAAAGTTGTCCGGCAGTCTGAAATTAAAATCCATGCTGGTTTTATATCCTTTATATATACGAAAACAGGCGGTGATTATATCACTTTTCTTTGACTATACTTAAGGTATTGCAAAACCGACATTTGTATCTAAGCTGTCGGTGTTAATCTGAAATTAGTGTGTTTTTCT includes:
- a CDS encoding DUF4143 domain-containing protein; protein product: MLGINYRKIHSNSVGSKTDYEMHSMDFEEFLWAKGYNQEQIDSVLSHMLSNIPFNDNEFSVFKRIFLDFCVLGGMPEVVKLYIETGTFSGILDVQNQIRLDYEEDVRKYADGLDQTKIISVYRSIPAQLAKENKKFQFNKIEKNARSREYTGCIEWLIDAGVITECNCLRYPELPLKGNVEESKFKLYYPDTGLLVSALDEEAQEDLRVNRNLGVYKGALYENFVAEAFVKQGLGLFYYKKENATLEEDFFVRTKNNLIPVEVKSNNDQSKSLSALIKNEKYSDISYGIKFGDLNIGHANNVYSFPFFCAFKLKDYLKAKDESSDTNITE
- a CDS encoding UDP-2,3-diacylglucosamine diphosphatase encodes the protein MATFIIADLHLSESQPILTNALSNFYERNTILNDRVIIAGDMFDFFVGVDPNSAFQQKVKSIITKAKQRGVNTLFQAGNRDFLLDESAAEYFGMKLIKDFFILSTSKGKALLIHGDQLCLHDRSYQTFRVFAKNRFVRFCFMLLPLSMRTAIAQKIRNKSQQQEKRRAEYSEKVLQDPVVKKAGAAFLKNTGCTLLIHGHFHVFGGEQNAFGDGLSRLGLGMWDSHYSYIKIDRTDFKLVQRAMEKNF
- a CDS encoding peptidylprolyl isomerase, with the protein product MITLKTTLGDIVIELDYDKAPNTAKNFEDYVKSGFYKRTIFHRVIKGFMIQGGGLEKDMNQKQTNAPIKNEADNGLKNDRGTIAMARTMDPHSATAQFFINTVNNDMLNFRSKDLNGWGYCVFGKVISGMEVVDKIEASKTTTVSYYQDVPVETIEILDATVEA
- the cysS gene encoding cysteine--tRNA ligase; its protein translation is MLKIYNTLTRSKQEFKPINEGKIGMYVCGVTVYDLCHIGHARTFVNFDVIVRYLRYSGYDVTYIRNITDIDDKIIRRANERGIPAKDLAEQFIVEMHKDFDALNIKRPDIEPRATDNIKEIIALVQKLIDNGNAYVSDNGDVVFNIDSFKEYGRLSGQKIEELQAGSRIEVAKTKHNPLDFVLWKMSKPGEPAWESPWGEGRPGWHIECSAMNGKHLGAEFDIHGGGSDLIFPHHENEIAQSCCAHHSSYVHYWMHSGMVMINEEKMSKSLNNFFTIRDVLETYDAETVRYFLLSGQYRSPLNYSQENLDKARAALNRLYTTLRDTTPIEPQSAEDEYTAKFKEYMDDDFNTPGAISVLFDLAKQINKESGEKAQYLAGRLKQLASVLGILEQDPTVFLTSGAGDDDSAEIEALIKERNEARKAKDWARADAARDKLKEMHIELEDGPQGTTWHRV
- a CDS encoding DUF2813 domain-containing protein, which translates into the protein MYLEKAKVVNFRGIRKLSINFEDTSTVLIGENHWGKTSLLRALWMVLGQGEKLCQFEEKDLYVPVELKSYDTFPKENLVERVTRRKAISFEAEAVEQYKKDKLEKAQSIMNEQLSGTSNAADFLTEINRFISNYKHQEEEDVFKKTDNHIHIDLYFRESAIAGYAESHPALKPFWYFDDCGAYYIHWQIVAFYSEEKDEFVTIHNLVNKNNDSFKKTENYEEAFHTIIRLNPVFRLRDSRMDNKRVSKSKKGEKISHMASLIFNDNDLSSGNVSSLLKMFTAYLDKYLGNYNQDNDTDSVSRNPRNIDEIVKSPISLESLSSIRNMLTAPGLTRSKVVLTYIASALFLSQGDRVLDKNASPIMIIEDIESRFHPSLLLSFWSLLSVTATQKIVTTNSGDLLSSVPLQSLRRLHRKFYDTVCFQIDPETSSLNNDDLRRIAFHIRMNRPMAFFARTWILVEGETEVWILTQIASILGISLACEGIRIIEFAQCGLKPLIKVATQLGIAFHVLTDGDEAGKKYAEVALNFIPNKRRDRHLTVIPQKDIEHYLYSQGYDKTFRIAAGVSSNSQQRKGLTSDKIIDMAIKRKSKPGLALLLVDAIQKKGVEGVPVVFASLLQAVRALGQGNYI
- a CDS encoding YicC/YloC family endoribonuclease, which produces MADISSMTGSSNRIINTDRVNISIDITSVNNRFLEIYLKMPDQLRHLDSKLRSIIQEKLTRGKIDCYLSYALNATDSLNINQDVLHALANAVSKINQELPQSNVNALEILNYPGVISQEANLQELIDEEILRNFSEAIDTMKENRRKEGIKLKEALISRLDKIVELSKIVGAQLEKLVELERQRIVSKISTLDVNVNPERLEQEVALAAQRADVREEYDRLLAHVKEVKSILEKGGICGKRLDFMMQEFNRESNTLASKASNLEITQVAVELKVLVEQMREQVQNIE
- the pyrE gene encoding orotate phosphoribosyltransferase; amino-acid sequence: MQEYQRKFIELALSKGVLKFGSFVLKSGRTSPYFFNAGGFNTGEDLATLGSCYAHALVDAGISFDVLFGPAYKGIPLACATAMALSSEHNRNVPWCFNRKEKKDHGEGGNLVGAPLKGDILLVDDVITAGTAIRESEALIKENGAHFKAAIIALNRMEKGKGEKSAIAEAEEQIGIKIISIVTFDDLLKYIENDDKLKEHIPAMLKYRKQYGA
- a CDS encoding epoxyqueuosine reductase QueH; the encoded protein is MDFNFRLPDNFAKDSPKRDLKLPDNANGLVVHCCCAPCSTSLVECLIFNKIRPLMFFYNPNIYPTEEYEKRRDEWIHLCELLQIEYVIGDYDYRMWLDAVKGLEDEPERGRRCLKCFTHRLTVTALFAKSRDINTFTTTLCTSRWKSKKQVDEAGFRAQDKVEGTFYWDQDWRKEGLVGRRYELVKEIDFYNQLYCGCEFSQISANYCKKGIVENEEKK